One genomic window of Aliiroseovarius sp. M344 includes the following:
- a CDS encoding amino acid ABC transporter substrate-binding protein, producing the protein MKKSVFLGALTIASIAAGASAAATLDDVKARGKLNCGVTTGLVGFAAPDANGKWEGFDVDFCRAVAAAVLNDANAVEFVPTTGKTRFTALASGEVDMLARNTTWTLSRDVDLKFDFIGVNYYDGQGFLVSKEMGVSSAKDLDGATVCIQTGTTTELNLADFFRANNISYEPVPIETNAEGQQQYLAGACDTYTTDASGLAATRATFEDPSAHVVLPEIISKEPLGPLVRHGDNEWGDIVRWTLNALISAEEMGITSANIGELSAAAGDNPEINRILGTEGNLGEMLGLDADWAKRAIMAGGNYGEVFAKNIGESTPIALARGLNAQWKDGGLIYSPPFR; encoded by the coding sequence ATGAAAAAATCCGTTTTTCTTGGCGCACTGACTATCGCCAGCATTGCTGCTGGCGCTTCGGCAGCTGCGACCCTTGATGACGTCAAGGCGCGCGGCAAGCTGAACTGCGGTGTGACCACCGGTCTTGTCGGCTTTGCCGCACCGGATGCAAACGGCAAGTGGGAAGGTTTCGACGTCGATTTCTGCCGCGCTGTAGCAGCTGCGGTGCTTAATGACGCAAATGCGGTCGAGTTTGTTCCGACCACCGGCAAAACACGCTTCACCGCCCTTGCTTCGGGCGAAGTTGATATGCTGGCCCGCAACACCACATGGACGTTGTCGCGCGATGTCGATCTGAAGTTCGATTTCATTGGCGTCAACTATTATGACGGCCAGGGTTTCCTTGTCTCGAAAGAGATGGGTGTAAGCTCAGCCAAGGATCTGGACGGCGCAACCGTTTGTATCCAGACCGGCACCACAACCGAGCTGAACCTGGCGGATTTCTTCCGCGCAAACAACATCAGCTACGAGCCTGTGCCGATCGAAACCAACGCTGAGGGTCAGCAACAGTACCTTGCTGGTGCTTGCGACACCTACACCACGGACGCTTCTGGTCTGGCTGCAACACGCGCCACGTTCGAAGATCCGTCGGCGCACGTTGTTCTGCCAGAAATCATCTCGAAAGAGCCGCTGGGCCCGTTGGTCCGTCACGGCGACAACGAGTGGGGTGACATCGTTCGTTGGACGCTGAACGCTCTGATCTCTGCTGAAGAGATGGGCATCACTTCTGCAAATATCGGCGAACTGTCGGCAGCTGCTGGTGATAACCCGGAAATCAACCGGATCCTTGGTACCGAAGGCAATTTGGGCGAAATGCTCGGCCTCGACGCTGACTGGGCGAAGCGCGCCATCATGGCGGGCGGTAACTACGGTGAAGTGTTCGCCAAGAACATTGGCGAAAGCACACCGATCGCTCTGGCCCGCGGCCTGAACGCACAGTGGAAAGATGGCGGCCTTATCTATTCGCCTCCCTTCCGCTAA
- a CDS encoding ATP12 family chaperone protein encodes MSDWAAKRFWKEAKAVKADDGYTVELDGRSIRTPAKTLLLVPTLALAEAIAQEWDAQEKKIDPATMPVTRMANSALDKVAHQFSEVANMLAAYGDSDLLCYRAIDPESLVARQSEQWDPILDWASDSLDARLRPVAGIIHQPQDSDALARLSERVHALSDFELAGFHDLVAISGSLVLALAVTSERLSADEAWQFSRLDETWQAEQWGVDEEASELAEKKRIEFVNAAWFFHASGRET; translated from the coding sequence ATGAGCGACTGGGCGGCAAAACGCTTCTGGAAAGAGGCGAAAGCGGTCAAGGCCGACGATGGTTACACTGTTGAACTTGACGGACGCTCGATCCGGACACCAGCAAAGACATTGCTTTTGGTTCCAACCTTGGCGCTGGCAGAGGCGATCGCGCAGGAATGGGACGCGCAGGAGAAAAAAATTGACCCTGCAACCATGCCTGTGACCCGCATGGCAAATTCGGCATTGGATAAGGTCGCGCATCAGTTTTCGGAGGTCGCCAATATGTTGGCCGCCTATGGCGACAGTGATCTTTTATGTTATCGCGCCATAGACCCGGAAAGCCTTGTCGCGCGCCAATCCGAGCAGTGGGATCCAATATTGGATTGGGCGTCCGATTCTTTAGACGCGCGCTTGCGGCCCGTCGCGGGAATCATTCATCAACCGCAGGATAGTGACGCGCTCGCCCGGCTCTCCGAACGGGTGCATGCGTTGTCCGATTTCGAACTTGCGGGCTTCCACGATCTTGTTGCAATCAGTGGATCGCTTGTGTTGGCGCTGGCTGTTACGTCCGAAAGGTTATCTGCGGACGAGGCGTGGCAATTTTCCCGTCTGGATGAGACCTGGCAGGCCGAACAATGGGGAGTCGATGAAGAAGCCTCAGAACTTGCAGAGAAAAAACGTATCGAATTTGTGAACGCCGCTTGGTTCTTCCACGCAAGTGGTCGTGAAACATAA